One window from the genome of Planctomycetia bacterium encodes:
- a CDS encoding ABC transporter ATP-binding protein gives MNHLFELQQVTKMYGKIRALHDLTVQAPMGAIGLLGPNGAGKTTMIRTLLGLISINNGSGKVLGLDIKRDPLTIRQKVGFVPEDECLFPGTAGIEFVAYAGELGGMASSDAMQRAHEVLDYVGLGEARYRATDSYSTGMKQRLKLGAALVHDPKLLIMDEPTNGMDPPGRDDLIELARDLCRNKGISLLYSSHLLPDVEAVCDYVIVMGRGKVLTQGKITDLKMIHQQAFEVRVKVEQDRFKSRLVELGCEARSIDDHLIVTLPENRDERMLWELANQESFQIRHLRPRRSTLEDVFLEAIGK, from the coding sequence ATGAATCATCTGTTTGAATTACAACAGGTCACCAAAATGTACGGCAAAATACGTGCATTGCATGACCTTACGGTGCAGGCGCCGATGGGTGCTATTGGCCTGTTAGGCCCAAATGGCGCTGGCAAAACGACGATGATACGTACCCTGCTTGGCCTCATTTCCATTAATAATGGTTCCGGCAAAGTGCTGGGACTTGATATCAAGCGTGATCCGTTGACCATTCGTCAGAAAGTGGGATTTGTACCTGAAGATGAATGCCTGTTCCCGGGCACGGCCGGGATTGAATTTGTCGCCTATGCAGGAGAATTGGGTGGCATGGCCAGCAGCGACGCCATGCAGCGGGCCCATGAGGTACTCGATTATGTTGGCCTGGGAGAAGCTCGCTACCGGGCTACCGACAGTTACTCCACCGGTATGAAACAGCGACTGAAGTTGGGGGCGGCACTGGTGCATGATCCCAAACTGCTCATCATGGATGAGCCGACCAATGGCATGGATCCTCCAGGCCGTGATGATCTGATTGAACTGGCTCGCGATCTGTGTCGCAATAAGGGGATCAGTCTGCTTTACAGCAGCCATCTGCTTCCGGATGTGGAAGCAGTCTGTGATTATGTCATTGTGATGGGGCGTGGCAAAGTGCTCACGCAGGGCAAAATCACTGATCTCAAAATGATTCATCAGCAGGCGTTTGAAGTCCGCGTGAAAGTTGAGCAGGACAGATTCAAATCACGCCTGGTGGAACTGGGATGTGAAGCGCGATCCATTGACGATCATTTAATCGTGACGCTGCCTGAAAATCGAGACGAACGGATGCTCTGGGAACTGGCGAATCAGGAGTCGTTCCAGATCAGGCATCTGCGCCCGCGCAGAAGCACCCTGGAAGATGTGTTCTTGGAAGCCATTGGCAAATAG